From the genome of Phytohabitans rumicis, one region includes:
- a CDS encoding ThuA domain-containing protein produces the protein MRRSTLIMGAITGLLLSLAIVHPASAAPAFRALLFTKTTGFRHDSIPAGVAMFQEQAAANNFELVHSEDSSVFTPANLATFDVLIMFQTSGMVWTAAAQRQAVEGFLASGKGIVAVHNATDMGIENEYPWWDQTINAGAHMPEHSPGVLPGTAIVADKKHPSTAGLPDRWSRSEEWYNFDRNPRGDVHVLVTADERTYNPGSRAMGPDHPISWCRNTAGGRVWATAMGHAIASYSETNFRNHVLGGVKWAAGNEPGDCGGTVWGNFEKRTLDDNTADPMALAVAPDGRVIYVQRAGQVKIFKPATNSTVTAGTLSVYTGGEDGLTGIALDPNFATNGYVYLYHSPASSTTDINRVSRFTLTGDTLNTSSPVTVIDVPAYRDRTFPEPGHTGGYIEFGPDGNLYIGTGDDTPPNLDPNWQGYAPLDWRSGKSNLDAARTAGNTNDLRGKLLRIRPSAGGGYTIPAGNLYPQGTAQTRAEVYAMGFRNPFRFSIDPANGWVYLADYGPDRGGPTTNRGPEGLVELNVIKSAGNYGWPFCHGDNQPYAPFNPDTGAVGAKFNCNAPVNNSPNNTGLTSLKPIVAPNMWYGYGTSPNFPELGANGAGPMGGPVYRYDAANPSATKFPPYYDGVHFFYEWMRNYLKEVHFDSATAVTRTNPFLPAGNFNKPMDMEFGPDGSLYLLEWGTQFGGGNNDSGLYRIDYIHGGRSPVAKAAGTPTSGNAPLTVQFSSAGTTDPDAGNTLSYQWTFGDGTTSTAANPSHTYTANGNYTAQLKVTDNTGRSAFANVQITVGNTAPVVTVTVPPDGGMLNFGDRVSYTVSVTDPDGGTVDCTKVFVNPGLGHDDHVHETTDYPGCSGTISTDLLGGHPDGANLYYVLNARYTDSGGAGGASPLTGYAHVLLQPKHKQAEYYTNQSGVRVVDQAAAESGKRVGDISNNDWVAFNPMNLSGISSISYRLSSPSGGGSIELRADSPTGTLLATTPVPSTGGFDSYQSTPAVNTAALSGSHALYVVFKGSATNWFDLDSFTFGGNGVGTPNTGGGIAGRTWTVAAQHSNKLMDVSGVSAADGAQIVQWAATGGNNQKWQAVDAGSGAVYLKAVHSNKCLDLTGGSTAQGAFLQQWTCNNSNQQKFLVTATATSGVYTVKSVPSGLCVDVNGASTSDGARLLQWSCHGGTNQQWRFSAV, from the coding sequence ATGCGTCGCAGCACATTGATCATGGGGGCGATCACGGGTCTGTTACTGTCGCTCGCGATCGTCCATCCGGCGTCAGCGGCCCCGGCCTTCCGCGCCCTGCTGTTCACCAAGACGACCGGCTTCCGGCACGACTCGATCCCCGCCGGTGTCGCGATGTTCCAGGAGCAGGCGGCGGCCAACAACTTCGAGCTGGTCCATTCCGAGGACTCGAGCGTCTTCACCCCGGCCAACCTCGCCACGTTCGACGTTCTCATCATGTTCCAGACCTCGGGCATGGTGTGGACCGCGGCGGCCCAGCGCCAGGCGGTGGAGGGATTCCTCGCCAGCGGCAAGGGCATCGTCGCCGTCCACAACGCAACCGACATGGGCATCGAGAACGAGTACCCGTGGTGGGACCAGACCATCAACGCCGGCGCGCACATGCCGGAGCACTCCCCCGGCGTGCTGCCCGGCACCGCCATCGTCGCCGACAAGAAGCATCCGTCGACGGCCGGCCTGCCAGACCGCTGGAGCCGCAGCGAGGAGTGGTACAACTTCGACCGCAACCCGCGCGGCGACGTCCACGTCCTGGTCACCGCCGACGAGCGCACCTACAACCCGGGCTCCCGCGCGATGGGCCCCGACCACCCGATCTCCTGGTGCCGCAACACCGCGGGCGGGCGGGTGTGGGCCACCGCGATGGGTCACGCCATCGCCTCCTACAGCGAGACCAACTTCCGCAACCACGTCCTCGGTGGCGTCAAGTGGGCCGCCGGCAACGAGCCAGGCGACTGTGGCGGCACGGTGTGGGGCAACTTCGAGAAGCGGACCCTCGACGACAACACCGCCGACCCGATGGCCCTCGCGGTCGCACCGGACGGACGCGTGATCTACGTCCAGCGAGCCGGGCAGGTAAAGATCTTCAAACCGGCCACGAACTCCACCGTCACGGCGGGCACGCTCAGCGTCTACACCGGCGGTGAGGACGGGCTGACCGGGATCGCGCTCGACCCGAATTTCGCCACCAACGGCTACGTGTACCTGTACCACTCGCCGGCCAGCAGCACGACGGACATCAACCGGGTCTCCCGGTTCACACTCACCGGCGACACCCTCAACACGTCCAGCCCTGTCACCGTCATCGACGTCCCCGCCTACCGGGACCGCACCTTCCCCGAGCCGGGACACACCGGCGGGTACATCGAGTTCGGCCCCGACGGAAACCTCTACATCGGCACCGGCGACGACACCCCACCGAACCTCGACCCCAACTGGCAGGGCTACGCCCCGCTGGACTGGCGGTCCGGCAAGTCCAACCTCGACGCCGCCCGGACCGCCGGCAACACCAACGATCTGCGGGGCAAGCTGCTGCGCATCCGGCCCTCGGCCGGCGGCGGCTACACCATCCCGGCCGGCAACCTCTATCCACAAGGGACGGCGCAGACCCGGGCTGAGGTCTACGCGATGGGCTTCCGCAACCCGTTCCGCTTCTCGATCGACCCGGCCAACGGGTGGGTCTACCTCGCCGACTACGGACCCGACCGCGGCGGCCCCACCACCAACCGCGGCCCTGAAGGGCTTGTCGAGCTCAACGTCATCAAGTCCGCGGGTAACTACGGCTGGCCGTTCTGCCACGGCGACAACCAGCCTTACGCGCCGTTCAACCCGGACACCGGCGCCGTCGGGGCGAAGTTCAACTGCAACGCACCGGTCAACAACTCGCCCAACAACACCGGCCTGACCAGCCTCAAGCCGATCGTCGCACCGAACATGTGGTACGGGTACGGCACCTCGCCGAACTTCCCTGAGCTCGGCGCCAACGGCGCGGGCCCGATGGGCGGCCCCGTCTACCGCTACGACGCGGCGAACCCGTCCGCGACGAAGTTCCCGCCGTACTACGACGGCGTCCACTTCTTCTACGAGTGGATGCGTAATTACCTCAAGGAGGTGCACTTCGACTCGGCGACGGCGGTCACCCGGACCAACCCGTTCCTGCCGGCGGGAAACTTCAACAAGCCGATGGACATGGAGTTCGGCCCGGACGGCTCGCTGTATCTGCTGGAGTGGGGCACTCAATTCGGTGGCGGCAACAACGACTCCGGTCTCTACCGTATCGACTACATCCATGGTGGACGGTCGCCGGTCGCCAAGGCCGCCGGTACGCCCACAAGCGGGAACGCGCCGCTGACCGTGCAGTTCAGCAGCGCCGGCACCACAGACCCGGACGCCGGCAACACCCTCAGCTACCAGTGGACCTTCGGCGACGGCACCACCTCCACAGCGGCCAACCCGTCGCACACCTACACCGCCAACGGCAACTACACGGCGCAGCTGAAGGTGACCGACAACACCGGCCGTTCCGCCTTCGCCAACGTGCAGATCACGGTCGGCAACACCGCACCGGTGGTCACGGTCACCGTTCCACCCGACGGCGGCATGCTCAACTTCGGCGACCGCGTCTCGTACACGGTCAGTGTCACCGACCCGGACGGCGGGACCGTCGACTGCACCAAGGTCTTCGTCAACCCGGGCCTGGGCCACGACGACCACGTGCACGAGACCACCGACTATCCGGGGTGCTCGGGCACCATCTCCACCGACCTGCTCGGCGGGCACCCGGACGGCGCCAACCTGTACTACGTGCTCAACGCCAGGTACACCGACAGCGGCGGTGCCGGCGGCGCGTCTCCGCTCACCGGCTACGCGCACGTGCTGCTGCAGCCCAAGCACAAGCAGGCCGAGTACTACACCAACCAGTCGGGAGTCCGGGTGGTCGACCAGGCCGCCGCGGAGAGCGGCAAGCGGGTCGGCGACATCTCCAACAACGACTGGGTGGCGTTCAACCCAATGAACCTGTCGGGCATCAGCAGCATCAGCTACCGGCTGTCGTCGCCGAGCGGCGGCGGATCCATCGAGCTGCGCGCCGACTCACCGACCGGCACCCTGCTCGCCACGACGCCGGTGCCCAGTACCGGCGGCTTCGACAGCTACCAGTCGACGCCGGCGGTCAACACCGCGGCCCTCTCCGGCAGCCACGCGCTCTACGTGGTGTTCAAGGGCAGCGCCACCAACTGGTTCGACCTCGACTCGTTCACCTTTGGCGGCAACGGCGTCGGCACGCCCAATACCGGCGGCGGTATCGCCGGCCGGACCTGGACCGTGGCGGCGCAACACAGCAACAAGCTCATGGACGTCAGCGGAGTGTCCGCAGCCGACGGTGCACAGATCGTCCAGTGGGCGGCAACCGGTGGCAACAACCAGAAGTGGCAGGCCGTCGACGCCGGTAGCGGCGCCGTCTACCTGAAGGCGGTGCACAGCAACAAGTGCCTCGACCTCACCGGCGGCTCCACCGCCCAAGGGGCGTTCCTGCAGCAGTGGACCTGCAACAACAGCAACCAGCAGAAGTTCCTCGTCACCGCGACCGCCACCTCCGGCGTGTACACCGTCAAGAGCGTCCCCAGTGGACTCTGCGTCGACGTCAACGGCGCCTCGACCAGCGACGGCGCGCGACTCCTGCAATGGAGCTGCCACGGCGGCACCAACCAACAGTGGCGGTTCAGCGCCGTATAG
- a CDS encoding arabinofuranosidase catalytic domain-containing protein translates to MVVPKIRGHRYGRLSVLGAAVILVLAAGTAVAATIQPGQSAPLVGGQSGRCLAVPNSSTSNGTQTQLWDCTGAANQIWTYTSSKQLTVYGNKCLDASSRGTSNGTPVIIWDCNGQPNQQWNVNANGSISGVQSSRCVDANGQGTANGTNIILWDCHGQSNQQWNSPTTTPTATPPTTTPPPTGGGPCDVYASGGTPCVAAHSTVRALYGAYSGNLYQVRRSSDNTTRNIAVLSAGGAANAATQDSFCAGTACVITVVYDQSGRGNDLWYQGSTVVPGSTQSRPAVATTESLTVGGNKAYSLYINPGNSYWRDGHLTGVPTGSAPEGMYMVTSGTHVNGGCCFDYGNSETTRSADAAGAMDAINFSTQCWFGGCSGSGPWVQADLEWGLYPGGSQSWNPNQRAFNSKFVTATLKNNGTSRFAIKGSNAQSGTLFTLYDGSLPPGYSPMKKQGAIILGSGGDCCKPGGGANLSAGTFYEGAMVAGYPSDATENAVQANVIAAGYR, encoded by the coding sequence ATGGTAGTTCCGAAAATCCGCGGTCACCGGTACGGACGGCTGTCCGTGCTGGGTGCCGCGGTCATCCTCGTCCTCGCCGCCGGCACCGCGGTGGCGGCCACCATCCAGCCGGGGCAGAGCGCCCCGCTCGTGGGCGGACAGTCCGGTCGCTGCCTGGCCGTACCGAACTCCAGCACCAGCAACGGCACGCAGACCCAGCTGTGGGACTGCACCGGGGCCGCCAACCAGATCTGGACCTACACGTCGAGCAAACAGCTGACGGTCTACGGCAACAAGTGCCTCGACGCCTCCAGCCGCGGCACCAGCAATGGCACCCCAGTCATCATCTGGGACTGCAACGGACAACCCAACCAACAGTGGAACGTCAACGCCAACGGCAGCATCAGCGGTGTGCAGTCCAGCCGCTGCGTCGACGCCAACGGGCAGGGCACGGCCAACGGCACGAACATCATCCTCTGGGACTGTCACGGCCAGAGCAACCAGCAGTGGAACTCGCCAACCACCACACCGACGGCGACACCCCCGACGACCACACCGCCGCCCACCGGCGGCGGCCCGTGCGACGTCTACGCCTCCGGCGGTACGCCCTGCGTCGCCGCACACAGCACGGTGCGCGCGCTCTACGGCGCCTACAGCGGCAACCTCTACCAGGTGCGGCGCTCGTCCGACAACACCACCCGCAACATCGCCGTGCTGAGCGCGGGCGGCGCAGCCAACGCGGCGACGCAGGACTCGTTCTGCGCCGGCACCGCTTGCGTCATCACCGTCGTCTACGACCAGTCCGGGCGCGGAAACGACCTGTGGTACCAGGGATCGACCGTGGTACCCGGCTCGACCCAGAGCCGCCCGGCGGTCGCGACCACCGAGTCGCTGACAGTCGGTGGCAACAAGGCCTACTCGCTCTACATCAACCCCGGTAACAGCTACTGGCGGGACGGCCATCTGACCGGTGTGCCGACCGGCAGTGCCCCCGAGGGCATGTACATGGTGACCAGCGGCACGCACGTCAACGGCGGCTGCTGCTTCGACTACGGCAACAGCGAGACCACCCGTTCGGCCGACGCCGCCGGAGCGATGGACGCCATCAACTTCAGCACACAGTGCTGGTTCGGCGGCTGCTCCGGCAGCGGCCCGTGGGTCCAGGCGGACCTCGAGTGGGGGCTCTACCCCGGTGGCAGCCAGTCCTGGAACCCGAACCAGCGCGCCTTCAACAGCAAGTTCGTGACGGCCACGCTCAAGAACAACGGGACGTCCCGCTTCGCCATCAAGGGCAGCAACGCCCAATCCGGCACCCTCTTCACGCTCTACGACGGCTCGCTCCCGCCCGGTTACAGCCCGATGAAGAAGCAAGGAGCCATCATCCTCGGCAGCGGCGGTGACTGCTGCAAGCCCGGCGGCGGCGCCAACCTCAGCGCCGGCACCTTCTACGAAGGGGCCATGGTCGCCGGCTACCCCTCCGACGCCACCGAGAACGCGGTGCAGGCCAACGTCATCGCCGCCGGTTACCGCTGA
- a CDS encoding beta-L-arabinofuranosidase domain-containing protein has translation MSVQPFALQDVALGDGVFAAKRALMLDYARAYDVDRLLQVFRANAGLSPHGAVAPGGWEGLDGEANGNLRGHYTGHFLTMLAHAFASTGDVVYAEKIRYMIGALIDVRDALRKDPAVLSVPGRFGVAAENVRGSYQYIELPTNIVNTSAAVTLAVWVKPTHAAGGARVIEFGDDSGRYGYLAANNADGVPRFAITVDGAGKEQGVNGTEPLPPGEWSHLAVTIEGTTGTLYVNGVPVGVHTTMTLNPAKLGFVRTWLGRSAFADAVFAGAFAELNLWSRALTAAEIAELQKTTARETSAGVGDLASYAFDETGGGAFADASGRKRDATLRRTWGGPSHPGFLAAYPETQFIALESMNNGDYTVVWAPYYTAHKILQGLLDAYLATGDERALDLASGMCDWMHSRLSKLPATTLQRMWGIFSSGEYGGIVETICDVHRITGRPEHLALARLFDLDKLIDACFFGADVLDGMHANQHIPIFTGLLRLFDETGEQRYLTAAKNFWTMVVPTRMYSIGGTSSTEFWRAPGVIAGTLSDTDAETCCAYNMLKLSRMLFCREPDPKYMDYYERAMYNQILGSKADQPDAEKPLVTYFIGLAPGHVRDYTPKQGTTCCEGTGMESATKYQDSVYFAQSDGSALYVNLYAPSTVTWADKGITVTQTTSFPVEQHTELTFAGTATFDLQLRVPHWVRDGFNVTVNDQIVAQDGVPGTYLTISRRWRTGDTVRITMPFRLRVEKAPDDSAIQTLFYGPVNLVARHSRRTYLELGLYRNAALSGDLLLTLTPVPGKPLHYLLDGVEIAPFYEGTGDPTHVYFRRSEPEVVFGNLRSGVTNPMNSDVSLLDEIWAAAPFKNKAQLLLHVHDTVNAWADAGLLTPADSETILSTAKRATYLP, from the coding sequence GTGAGCGTGCAGCCGTTCGCGCTGCAGGATGTGGCCTTGGGCGACGGCGTTTTCGCCGCCAAGCGCGCCCTCATGCTCGACTACGCGCGAGCGTATGACGTGGACCGGTTGTTGCAGGTGTTCCGGGCGAACGCCGGCCTTTCCCCCCACGGCGCCGTCGCACCCGGCGGTTGGGAGGGCCTGGACGGCGAGGCGAACGGAAACCTGCGCGGGCATTACACCGGTCACTTCCTCACGATGCTTGCCCATGCCTTTGCCAGCACCGGAGACGTGGTCTACGCCGAGAAGATTCGCTACATGATCGGTGCCCTGATCGACGTCCGTGACGCGCTCCGCAAGGACCCGGCCGTGCTCAGCGTTCCGGGCAGATTCGGCGTGGCCGCGGAGAACGTCCGCGGCTCCTACCAGTACATCGAGTTGCCCACCAATATCGTGAACACGTCGGCCGCCGTCACCCTGGCGGTCTGGGTGAAGCCGACACACGCCGCCGGCGGCGCACGGGTGATCGAGTTCGGCGACGACTCCGGTCGTTACGGCTACCTCGCCGCCAACAACGCGGACGGCGTGCCGCGCTTCGCCATCACGGTGGACGGCGCCGGGAAGGAACAGGGCGTCAACGGCACCGAGCCGCTGCCACCGGGAGAATGGAGTCACCTGGCGGTGACCATCGAGGGGACCACCGGCACGCTTTACGTCAACGGGGTCCCGGTCGGCGTGCACACCACCATGACCCTCAACCCGGCGAAGCTGGGCTTCGTCAGGACCTGGCTCGGGCGCTCCGCGTTCGCCGATGCGGTCTTCGCCGGCGCCTTCGCCGAGCTCAACCTCTGGTCGCGAGCACTTACGGCGGCCGAGATCGCCGAACTGCAGAAGACCACGGCCCGCGAGACCTCCGCAGGCGTCGGCGACCTCGCCTCCTACGCCTTCGACGAGACCGGCGGTGGCGCCTTCGCCGACGCCTCCGGCCGGAAACGGGATGCCACGCTTCGGCGTACCTGGGGCGGGCCAAGCCATCCGGGCTTCCTTGCCGCATACCCGGAGACCCAGTTCATCGCCCTGGAATCGATGAACAATGGTGACTACACGGTGGTGTGGGCACCCTATTACACCGCTCACAAGATCCTGCAGGGTCTCCTCGACGCCTACCTGGCCACGGGTGACGAGCGAGCGCTCGACCTCGCTTCCGGCATGTGCGACTGGATGCACTCACGCCTGTCGAAGCTCCCGGCGACCACCCTGCAACGAATGTGGGGCATTTTCTCCAGCGGCGAGTACGGCGGCATCGTCGAGACGATCTGCGACGTCCACCGGATCACCGGCAGGCCGGAGCACCTGGCACTGGCCCGCCTCTTCGATCTCGACAAACTCATCGACGCCTGCTTCTTCGGCGCCGACGTCCTCGATGGCATGCACGCCAACCAGCACATCCCGATCTTCACCGGCCTGCTCCGGCTCTTCGACGAGACCGGGGAGCAGCGCTACCTCACCGCGGCGAAGAACTTCTGGACAATGGTGGTGCCGACCCGGATGTACAGCATCGGCGGCACGAGCAGCACGGAGTTCTGGCGCGCGCCGGGCGTGATCGCCGGGACGCTCAGCGACACCGACGCGGAGACCTGCTGCGCGTACAACATGCTCAAGCTGAGCCGCATGCTCTTCTGCCGCGAGCCGGACCCGAAGTACATGGACTACTACGAGCGTGCCATGTACAACCAGATCCTCGGCTCGAAGGCGGACCAGCCGGATGCCGAGAAGCCCCTTGTCACGTACTTCATCGGGCTGGCGCCGGGCCACGTCCGCGACTACACACCGAAGCAGGGGACCACCTGCTGCGAAGGCACGGGCATGGAGAGCGCGACGAAGTACCAGGACTCGGTGTATTTCGCGCAGTCCGACGGCAGCGCCCTGTACGTCAACCTCTACGCCCCGTCCACCGTGACTTGGGCGGACAAGGGCATCACGGTCACGCAGACGACCAGCTTCCCGGTCGAACAGCACACCGAGCTCACCTTCGCTGGCACCGCCACCTTCGATCTGCAACTGCGGGTCCCCCACTGGGTACGCGACGGCTTCAACGTGACCGTCAACGACCAAATCGTGGCGCAGGACGGCGTCCCCGGCACCTATCTCACCATCTCCCGGAGATGGCGGACCGGAGACACCGTACGGATCACCATGCCTTTCCGACTGCGGGTCGAGAAGGCGCCCGACGACTCGGCGATCCAGACGCTGTTCTACGGGCCGGTCAACCTGGTAGCCCGCCACAGCCGGCGCACCTACCTGGAGCTTGGGCTCTACCGCAACGCCGCACTCTCCGGTGACCTGCTACTCACCTTGACCCCCGTGCCCGGCAAGCCGCTGCACTACCTGCTCGACGGAGTCGAGATTGCGCCCTTCTACGAAGGAACCGGAGATCCGACGCACGTCTATTTCCGGCGATCGGAGCCAGAGGTCGTCTTCGGGAACCTCCGCTCCGGTGTAACGAACCCGATGAACAGCGATGTCAGCCTGCTCGATGAGATCTGGGCGGCCGCGCCGTTCAAGAACAAGGCTCAGCTGCTGCTCCACGTCCACGACACCGTGAACGCCTGGGCAGACGCCGGTCTGCTGACCCCGGCTGACAGCGAGACGATCCTCAGCACCGCCAAGCGCGCCACCTACCTCCCCTGA
- a CDS encoding glycosyl hydrolase, which yields MPDRFAADPLYRDPILDGPTDPIVVWNPQVRRWWMFYTSRRANVAGLPGASWVHGTRIGIAESADAGATWTYAGTAEIDDGTGLGKQVTHWAPDVVFDGDTFHMFLTVVPGIFDNWAHPRAIVHLTSTDLRTWGDPRPLDLASGRVIDASLLRLPDGTWRLWYNEEDDNKSIYFADSPDLRGWTDRGKAIGDQPGEGPKAFHWRGQYWMITDVWQGLAVYRSDDALRWVRQPGNLLAEPARGGAAGIGHHADVVVSGDRAFLFYFAAIGAGREERRSAVHVTELELRDGTLHCERDRLTQITMSPPEAAP from the coding sequence ACCGGGACCCGATCCTCGACGGTCCCACCGACCCGATCGTGGTGTGGAATCCCCAGGTCCGGCGCTGGTGGATGTTCTATACGAGCCGGCGGGCGAACGTGGCAGGACTGCCCGGCGCCTCATGGGTGCACGGCACCCGCATCGGCATCGCCGAGTCGGCCGATGCCGGTGCGACCTGGACCTACGCCGGCACCGCCGAGATCGACGACGGCACCGGCCTCGGGAAACAGGTCACCCACTGGGCACCGGACGTCGTATTCGACGGCGACACGTTCCACATGTTCCTCACCGTCGTGCCGGGCATCTTCGACAACTGGGCACACCCGCGCGCGATCGTGCACCTGACCAGCACCGACCTTCGTACGTGGGGCGACCCCAGACCGCTTGACCTCGCATCGGGACGGGTGATCGACGCCAGCCTGCTGCGTCTTCCCGACGGCACCTGGCGGCTCTGGTACAACGAGGAAGACGACAACAAGTCCATCTATTTCGCCGACAGCCCGGATCTGCGTGGCTGGACCGACCGCGGCAAAGCCATCGGCGACCAGCCCGGTGAGGGGCCGAAGGCGTTCCACTGGCGTGGCCAGTACTGGATGATCACCGACGTCTGGCAGGGGCTGGCCGTCTACCGTTCCGACGACGCGTTGCGCTGGGTACGCCAACCCGGCAACCTGCTGGCAGAACCGGCGAGAGGTGGCGCCGCCGGTATCGGTCACCACGCCGACGTCGTGGTGAGCGGTGACCGGGCCTTCCTGTTCTATTTCGCAGCCATCGGGGCGGGGCGCGAGGAGCGTCGCAGCGCCGTCCACGTCACCGAGCTGGAGTTGCGCGACGGCACCCTGCACTGCGAGCGCGACCGCCTCACTCAAATCACCATGTCGCCACCGGAGGCAGCACCGTGA